One region of Haloprofundus salilacus genomic DNA includes:
- a CDS encoding coiled-coil protein has product MAAEQFGIKALDESNNVELTDEKLESGSKGQLIKLAGQLRDRRNELNQMASERASKRDDLNAKTREKVDEAQEHREKRDSLNEQVQEHKKSRNELNAEANELFDKVEEMKSDLELDDGKDLEELEDEIKQLEFRQQTEVLSTEDERELIEKIEKKREEYQNRKEKVEDSGELEELIEEAEEVRSEASKHHQKVTELADEAQEHHNQMIEAYREADDIRDRADEMHELFVEAQEAADRHHEDFVRVQKRLRELDKKEERQRKDSRAEEREAAKEEAEEIYQAFQEGETLDTEDLMKLQRAGLL; this is encoded by the coding sequence ATGGCAGCGGAACAATTCGGAATCAAAGCATTGGACGAATCGAACAACGTAGAACTGACCGACGAGAAACTGGAGAGCGGCTCGAAAGGCCAACTCATCAAGCTCGCCGGTCAGCTTCGTGACCGACGGAACGAACTCAACCAGATGGCCTCCGAGCGCGCATCCAAGCGCGACGACCTCAACGCGAAGACGCGCGAGAAGGTCGACGAGGCTCAGGAACACCGCGAAAAGCGCGACTCGCTCAACGAGCAAGTACAGGAGCACAAGAAGTCGCGCAATGAGCTGAACGCAGAGGCCAACGAGCTGTTCGACAAGGTCGAGGAGATGAAGAGCGACCTCGAACTCGACGACGGCAAGGACCTCGAGGAGCTCGAAGACGAGATCAAACAGCTCGAATTCCGCCAGCAGACCGAGGTGCTCTCGACGGAGGACGAGCGCGAACTCATCGAGAAGATCGAGAAGAAGCGCGAGGAGTACCAGAACCGCAAGGAGAAGGTCGAAGACAGCGGTGAACTCGAAGAACTAATCGAGGAAGCCGAGGAGGTCCGCTCGGAGGCGTCGAAACACCACCAGAAGGTGACGGAGCTCGCCGACGAGGCCCAGGAACACCACAACCAGATGATCGAGGCCTACCGCGAGGCCGACGACATCCGTGACCGTGCAGACGAGATGCACGAACTGTTCGTCGAGGCCCAGGAAGCCGCGGACCGCCACCACGAGGACTTCGTCCGCGTCCAGAAGCGCCTACGCGAACTCGACAAGAAGGAGGAGCGCCAGCGCAAGGACTCCCGCGCCGAGGAACGCGAGGCTGCCAAGGAGGAAGCCGAGGAGATCTACCAGGCGTTCCAGGAGGGCGAGACCCTCGACACCGAGGACCTGATGAAGCTCCAGCGCGCTGGTCTTCTCTAA
- a CDS encoding DUF371 domain-containing protein, translated as MKEEVVRARGHENVSARHASTFEVTSDDWLTPAGDCILAVDADRTPADFDPAFVDACRNENARIVATFEVDGVTERVEGHGHPDLTFEGDRSMVGRTSDHTDDRTIMLGAAFAAEGFDRELVDALADGAELTLTLRVGGGADD; from the coding sequence ATGAAGGAGGAAGTCGTTCGCGCGCGCGGACACGAGAACGTCTCGGCGCGCCACGCGAGCACGTTCGAGGTGACGAGCGACGACTGGCTGACCCCGGCCGGGGACTGCATTCTCGCCGTCGATGCCGACCGGACGCCCGCCGATTTCGACCCGGCGTTCGTCGACGCCTGCCGGAACGAGAACGCGCGCATCGTCGCCACGTTCGAGGTCGACGGCGTCACCGAACGCGTCGAGGGCCACGGTCACCCGGACTTGACGTTCGAGGGCGACCGGAGCATGGTCGGCCGGACGAGCGACCACACCGACGACCGAACCATCATGCTCGGCGCGGCGTTCGCCGCCGAGGGCTTCGACCGCGAGTTGGTCGACGCACTCGCCGACGGCGCCGAGTTGACCCTTACGCTCCGCGTCGGCGGCGGCGCCGACGACTGA
- a CDS encoding endonuclease III domain-containing protein: MADEPAENISGGVGGGGVEATFAPGEADTRAEAVVDELGELYWRKAYGGQDAFECLVRTILSQNTSDVASQPAHDELMARYGGGDLAKALADAERSELAETIHAAGLYNQKSEMMIDAAAEIVDEFSGETAFDACVREEEPETVRDRLLEIRGVGPKTADCVLLFSGGRGGVFPVDTHVHRIARRMGLAPPDADHEVVREHLERDVPAEKCGFGHTAMIQFGREYCKALKPACLDGPEACPLYDYCDKVGVDEVDESVVDPAEVVADD, encoded by the coding sequence ATGGCAGACGAACCCGCGGAGAACATCAGCGGCGGAGTCGGTGGCGGGGGCGTCGAGGCGACGTTCGCGCCCGGCGAGGCCGACACCCGCGCCGAGGCCGTCGTCGATGAACTCGGCGAGCTGTACTGGCGGAAAGCCTACGGCGGGCAGGACGCCTTCGAGTGTCTCGTCCGAACTATCCTGAGCCAGAATACGAGCGACGTGGCGAGTCAACCGGCGCACGACGAGTTGATGGCCAGATACGGAGGCGGCGACCTCGCGAAGGCGCTCGCCGACGCCGAACGGTCAGAACTCGCCGAAACTATCCACGCCGCGGGTCTGTACAACCAGAAGTCGGAGATGATGATAGACGCCGCCGCCGAGATCGTCGACGAGTTCAGCGGAGAGACGGCGTTCGACGCGTGCGTCCGCGAGGAGGAGCCCGAAACCGTGAGAGACCGACTGCTGGAGATTCGCGGCGTCGGACCGAAGACCGCCGACTGCGTGCTGCTGTTCTCGGGCGGGCGCGGCGGCGTCTTCCCGGTGGACACGCACGTCCACCGGATCGCTCGCCGTATGGGACTCGCGCCGCCGGACGCCGACCACGAGGTGGTGCGCGAACACCTCGAACGCGACGTCCCGGCCGAGAAGTGCGGCTTCGGCCACACCGCGATGATTCAGTTCGGCCGCGAGTACTGCAAGGCGTTGAAACCGGCGTGCCTCGACGGCCCGGAGGCGTGTCCGCTGTACGACTACTGTGACAAGGTCGGGGTCGACGAGGTCGATGAGTCGGTTGTCGACCCCGCCGAAGTCGTCGCCGACGACTGA
- a CDS encoding methylglyoxal synthase has translation MRLALIAHDEKKPALIEFAKNRSDILSKIDLIATGTTGQRLIDEAGLEIERKQSGPLGGDMQIGAEIANETCDGVIFLRDPLTAQPHEPDITALLRLCDVHETPVATNLATADAVVDELVREKEGDGFEDYE, from the coding sequence ATGCGTCTCGCGCTCATCGCCCACGACGAGAAGAAGCCGGCACTCATCGAGTTCGCGAAGAACCGAAGCGATATCCTCTCGAAAATCGATCTCATCGCCACGGGGACGACGGGCCAACGCCTCATCGACGAGGCGGGGCTCGAGATCGAGCGAAAGCAGTCGGGACCGCTCGGCGGCGACATGCAGATCGGCGCCGAAATCGCCAACGAGACCTGCGACGGGGTCATCTTCCTACGCGACCCGCTGACCGCCCAACCGCACGAACCCGACATCACCGCGCTGCTCCGCCTCTGCGACGTCCACGAGACGCCGGTGGCGACGAACCTCGCAACCGCCGACGCAGTGGTCGACGAACTCGTCCGCGAGAAGGAAGGCGACGGGTTCGAGGACTACGAGTAG
- a CDS encoding beta-CASP ribonuclease aCPSF1, whose protein sequence is MSSVDKQLEELKAEIDSELPGDIVVSDVKYEGPELVVYTRNPKEFAQNGDLIRKLASKLRKRITVRPDPDVLTDPEKAREQVLDVIPEEASVTDLDFHADTGEVVIEAAKPGMVIGRHGSTLREITQQVGWTPEVVRTPPIESSTVSNVRNFLKQEREERRDILERVGRQIHREQLSREQWVRISTLGCCREVGRASFILSTADTRILIDCGDKPGAEGEVPYLQVPEALGSGANSIDAVVLTHAHLDHSALLPLLFKYGYDGPIYCTEPTRDLMGLLTLDYLDVAVKEGRTPPYESEMVREAIKHCIPLEYGDVTDIAPDVKLTFHNAGHILGSAVTHFHIGDGLYNVAFSGDIHYKDTRLFNGAVNDFPRVETLVLESTYGGRNDYQTDQEDSEQKLVDVINETADQGGKVLIPAFAVGRSQEIMLVLEEAMRSGKIPEMPVHLDGMIWEATAIHTTYPEYLRDELRDRIFHEDENPFLAPQFNHIDGGEEERQEVADDDPCIILSTSGMVTGGPIMSWLRHIGPDPDSNLVFVGYQAQGTLGRRIQNGWDEIPINNRDSRNSGRSGTLSLKMGVETVDGFSGHADRNGLMNFVRTMNPRPEKVLCVHGDERSVQDLSSALYHEFNMRTFAPKNLETFRFK, encoded by the coding sequence ATGAGCTCAGTAGATAAGCAACTTGAGGAACTGAAAGCAGAGATCGACAGCGAACTTCCGGGCGACATCGTCGTCTCCGACGTGAAGTACGAGGGACCCGAACTCGTCGTCTACACGCGCAATCCCAAGGAGTTCGCGCAGAACGGCGACCTCATCCGAAAGCTCGCCAGCAAACTCCGGAAACGGATCACGGTCCGACCGGACCCCGACGTGCTCACCGACCCGGAGAAAGCGCGCGAGCAGGTCCTCGACGTGATTCCGGAGGAGGCGAGCGTGACCGACCTCGACTTCCACGCCGACACCGGCGAAGTCGTCATCGAAGCTGCCAAACCCGGGATGGTCATCGGCCGACACGGGTCGACGCTGCGCGAGATAACCCAACAGGTCGGCTGGACACCCGAGGTCGTCCGGACGCCACCCATCGAATCTTCTACCGTCTCGAACGTCCGAAACTTCCTGAAGCAGGAGCGAGAGGAGCGACGCGACATCTTGGAGAGGGTCGGCCGACAGATACACCGCGAACAGCTCAGCCGTGAGCAGTGGGTTCGTATCTCGACGCTCGGCTGCTGCCGCGAGGTCGGTCGCGCGTCATTCATCCTCTCCACAGCCGACACCCGCATCCTCATCGACTGCGGCGACAAACCCGGCGCCGAGGGCGAAGTGCCGTACCTCCAGGTGCCCGAAGCGCTCGGCTCCGGGGCGAACTCCATCGACGCGGTGGTTCTCACGCACGCTCACCTCGACCACTCGGCGCTGCTCCCCCTCCTGTTCAAATACGGCTACGACGGCCCGATTTACTGCACCGAACCGACGCGCGACCTGATGGGCCTGCTCACACTCGACTACCTCGACGTGGCGGTCAAGGAGGGCCGGACGCCGCCGTACGAGTCCGAGATGGTCCGCGAAGCCATCAAGCACTGCATCCCCCTCGAATACGGCGACGTCACCGACATCGCCCCCGACGTGAAGCTCACCTTCCACAACGCGGGCCACATCCTCGGGTCGGCGGTGACGCACTTCCACATCGGCGACGGTCTCTACAACGTCGCGTTCTCCGGCGACATCCACTACAAGGACACCCGCCTGTTCAACGGCGCCGTCAACGACTTCCCGCGCGTGGAGACGCTCGTACTGGAGTCGACGTACGGTGGGCGAAACGACTACCAGACCGATCAGGAGGACTCCGAGCAGAAACTCGTCGACGTCATCAACGAGACGGCCGACCAGGGTGGAAAAGTTCTCATCCCGGCGTTCGCCGTCGGTCGGTCACAGGAAATCATGCTCGTCCTCGAAGAGGCGATGCGAAGCGGCAAGATTCCGGAGATGCCCGTCCACCTTGACGGGATGATCTGGGAGGCGACGGCCATCCATACGACCTACCCCGAGTATCTCCGCGACGAACTCCGCGACCGCATCTTCCACGAGGACGAGAACCCGTTCCTCGCGCCGCAGTTCAACCACATCGACGGCGGCGAAGAAGAGAGACAGGAGGTCGCCGACGACGACCCCTGCATCATCCTCTCGACCTCCGGGATGGTCACCGGCGGCCCAATCATGTCGTGGCTCCGCCACATTGGGCCGGACCCGGACTCGAACCTCGTCTTCGTCGGCTACCAGGCGCAGGGGACTCTCGGTCGCCGCATCCAGAACGGCTGGGACGAGATACCGATCAACAACCGCGACAGCCGCAACTCTGGGCGGTCAGGCACGCTCTCGCTGAAGATGGGCGTCGAAACCGTCGACGGGTTCTCCGGCCACGCCGACCGCAACGGTCTGATGAACTTCGTCCGCACGATGAACCCCCGGCCGGAGAAAGTGCTCTGCGTCCACGGCGACGAGCGCTCCGTGCAGGACCTCTCGTCAGCGCTGTACCACGAGTTCAACATGCGGACGTTCGCGCCGAAGAATCTCGAAACGTTCCGGTTCAAATAG
- the proS gene encoding proline--tRNA ligase yields the protein MTDTQDLGITESKEYNTGEWYAEVVQKAGLANYAPEGMSGFIITRPRGYALWEAAQSYLDEKFKATEVQNAYFPLFIPESYLEREKEIVEGFDPEVAWVTHGGHEELEERLAVRPTSESIIAPYMSQWVRSHRDLPLRVNQWASVVRWEATDTKPFFRTKEFLWQEGHTAHASEDDAWEETLLRLDQYESAYEDLLAIPVLRGQKPDHDKFPGADTTTTVEALMPDGKSVQGATSHYLGTSFAEAFDITYSDEDEADRNAHTTSWGFSWRSIGALIMTHSDDQGLVLPPTVAPTQVVVVPIWQEENQEAVLDYAGSVADDLEAAGVRVELDDRDERNPGFKFNEHELNGVPVRLEIGPNEVDDDEITVVHRPDGESTVEARKGIVETVEDHFDEVYAKLYATAEENLDENVRDAFARNEILGTIGQHGGYVRAPWCGEEACEEEIKEQISAEIVMVPFPDDEEKQLDLDKHGDCAVCGESSEETAYFAKSY from the coding sequence ATGACCGACACACAGGACCTCGGTATCACCGAGTCCAAGGAGTACAACACCGGCGAGTGGTACGCCGAAGTCGTCCAGAAGGCCGGACTGGCCAACTACGCCCCCGAGGGGATGAGCGGGTTCATCATCACTCGACCCCGCGGGTACGCGCTCTGGGAGGCCGCCCAGAGCTATCTCGACGAGAAGTTCAAAGCGACCGAGGTTCAGAACGCCTACTTCCCGCTTTTCATCCCCGAGAGCTACCTCGAACGGGAGAAGGAAATCGTCGAAGGGTTCGACCCCGAGGTGGCGTGGGTGACCCACGGCGGCCACGAGGAACTGGAGGAACGCCTTGCCGTCCGCCCCACCAGCGAGAGCATCATCGCTCCCTACATGAGCCAATGGGTGCGCAGCCACCGCGACCTCCCCCTGCGCGTCAACCAGTGGGCCTCCGTCGTCCGCTGGGAGGCGACCGACACGAAACCGTTCTTCCGCACGAAGGAGTTCCTCTGGCAGGAGGGCCACACGGCCCACGCCAGCGAGGACGACGCGTGGGAGGAGACGCTGCTCCGCCTCGACCAGTACGAGTCGGCGTACGAGGACCTGTTGGCAATCCCCGTGCTCCGTGGCCAGAAACCCGACCATGACAAGTTCCCCGGCGCCGACACGACGACGACCGTCGAGGCGCTGATGCCCGACGGTAAGTCGGTGCAGGGCGCGACGAGCCACTACCTCGGCACGAGTTTCGCCGAGGCGTTCGACATCACCTACTCCGACGAAGACGAGGCGGACCGAAACGCCCACACCACCTCGTGGGGCTTCTCGTGGCGCTCCATCGGCGCGCTCATCATGACCCACTCCGACGACCAGGGACTCGTGCTCCCCCCGACAGTCGCGCCCACACAGGTCGTCGTCGTCCCAATCTGGCAGGAGGAGAACCAGGAGGCGGTGCTCGACTACGCCGGAAGCGTCGCCGACGACCTCGAAGCCGCCGGAGTCCGCGTCGAACTCGACGACCGCGACGAGCGCAATCCCGGCTTCAAGTTCAACGAACACGAACTGAACGGCGTCCCCGTACGACTCGAAATCGGCCCCAACGAGGTCGACGACGACGAAATTACGGTCGTCCACCGTCCCGACGGCGAGTCGACGGTCGAAGCGCGCAAGGGAATCGTCGAAACCGTCGAAGACCACTTCGACGAGGTGTACGCGAAACTGTACGCCACCGCCGAGGAGAACCTCGACGAGAACGTCCGCGACGCGTTCGCCCGGAACGAGATTCTCGGCACTATCGGCCAGCACGGCGGCTACGTCCGCGCGCCGTGGTGCGGCGAGGAGGCCTGCGAGGAGGAGATAAAGGAGCAGATCTCGGCCGAAATCGTGATGGTCCCCTTCCCCGACGACGAGGAGAAGCAGTTGGACCTCGACAAACACGGCGACTGCGCGGTCTGCGGCGAGTCGTCCGAGGAGACGGCGTACTTCGCGAAGTCGTACTGA